In the Streptomyces sp. NBC_00525 genome, one interval contains:
- a CDS encoding GDSL-type esterase/lipase family protein: protein MIISPSRRSKALAAAAATVCALTVSGALPASASAALTAPAAPAEAPLLVSVGDSFISGEAGRWAGNSNRSADGYSGTDRAWDPATDESDPYRVYGSSYDSGCNRSDVAEVQSVTLDVSRLNLACSGATSKAVLLPENGGEPFKGERSQARELEDVAIGREVRAVVVSIGGNDLGFSDIITDCATQFVIGGSACAPDAAEQVAERLPDVRQAAVNTLADVRTALDRAGHPAGSYRLILQSYPSPLPDAGRIRYPGEKYDRLQSGGCPFYDKDLTWAHDELVPEISSVLADAADEGGAEFLDLSRSFEGREVCSTSTRHADATHAPSGDTSEWIRFVTSGYGQGQKQESLHPNSYGQQALGTCLTLQLQQPSGDRRCTNTAGQGPAAMRLDSIG from the coding sequence ATGATCATTTCTCCCTCACGACGCTCAAAGGCCCTCGCCGCCGCAGCCGCCACCGTGTGTGCGCTCACCGTCTCGGGCGCACTGCCCGCCTCCGCCTCCGCCGCCCTGACCGCGCCGGCCGCCCCCGCCGAGGCGCCCCTGCTGGTGTCCGTGGGTGACAGCTTCATCTCCGGTGAGGCCGGACGCTGGGCAGGCAACAGCAACCGCAGCGCCGACGGTTACTCCGGCACCGACCGGGCCTGGGACCCGGCGACCGATGAGAGCGACCCCTACCGGGTGTACGGGTCGTCCTACGACAGCGGCTGCAACCGCTCCGACGTGGCCGAGGTCCAGTCCGTCACGCTCGACGTCAGCCGCCTCAACCTCGCCTGCTCGGGGGCGACCTCGAAGGCGGTGCTCCTCCCCGAGAACGGCGGCGAGCCGTTCAAGGGCGAGCGCTCGCAGGCCAGGGAGCTGGAGGACGTGGCGATCGGCCGCGAGGTGCGCGCGGTCGTCGTGTCGATCGGCGGCAACGACCTCGGCTTCTCCGACATCATCACCGACTGCGCGACCCAGTTCGTCATCGGCGGCTCAGCGTGCGCACCGGACGCGGCCGAGCAGGTCGCCGAGCGGCTGCCCGACGTGCGGCAGGCGGCCGTGAACACCCTCGCCGACGTGCGGACCGCGCTCGACCGGGCGGGCCACCCGGCCGGCTCGTACCGGCTGATCCTCCAGTCGTACCCCTCCCCGCTCCCGGACGCCGGCCGCATCCGCTACCCCGGCGAGAAGTACGACCGGCTCCAGTCCGGCGGCTGCCCCTTCTACGACAAGGACCTCACCTGGGCGCACGACGAGCTGGTCCCGGAGATCAGTTCGGTCCTGGCGGACGCGGCCGACGAAGGCGGCGCGGAGTTCCTGGACCTGTCCCGGTCGTTCGAGGGCCGCGAAGTGTGCTCGACCAGCACCCGGCACGCCGACGCCACCCACGCCCCCTCCGGTGACACCAGCGAGTGGATCCGCTTCGTGACCTCCGGCTACGGGCAGGGCCAGAAGCAGGAGTCCCTGCACCCCAACAGCTACGGGCAGCAGGCCCTCGGCACCTGCCTGACCCTCCAGTTGCAGCAGCCGTCGGGCGACCGCCGCTGCACCAACACCGCCGGCCAGGGCCCCGCCGCGATGCGGCTGGACTCCATCGGCTGA
- the mfd gene encoding transcription-repair coupling factor translates to MSLNGLLDVVVRDPALDEAVKAAGDGHRMHIDLVGPPAARPFAVAALARDAGRTVLAVTATGREAEDLAAALRTMLPPDTIAEFPSWETLPHERLSPRSDTVGRRLAVLRRLAHPSADDPETGPVSVVVAPIRSVLQPQVKGLADLEPVALRTGQSADLGATVEALAAAAYARVELVEKRGEFAVRGGILDVFPPTEEHPLRVEFWGDDVEEIRYFKIADQRSLEVAEHGLWAPPCRELLLTDEVRERAAALAEAHPELGELLDKIAEGIAVEGMESLAPVLVDDMELLLDVLPKGAMAVVCDPERVRTRAADLVATSQEFLQASWAASAGGGEAPIDVGAASLRGIADVRERARELDMMWWSISPFAADAEPDGDTLALGMQAPEAYRGDTARAFADTKGRLADGWRTVYVTEGQGLASRTVEMLGGEGIAARLDPDLGEISPSVVHVSCGAIDHGFVHPGLQLAVLTETDLTGQRTATKDLGRMPVRRRKTIDPLTLEAGDYIVHEQHGVGRYIEMVQRTVQGATREYLLVEYAPAKRGQPGDRLYIPTDQLEQVTKYVGGEAPTLHRLGGADWTKTKARAKKAVKEIAADLIKLYSARMAAPGHTFGPDTPWQRELEDAFPYAETPDQLTTIAEVKSDMEKSVPMDRLICGDVGYGKTEIAVRAAFKAVQDGKQVAVLVPTTLLVQQHYGTFTERYSQFPVNVRALSRFQTETESKATLEGLREGSVDLVIGTHRLFSSETKFKDLGLVIVDEEQRFGVEHKEQLKKLRANVDVLTMSATPIPRTLEMAVTGIREMSTITTPPEERHPVLTFVGPYEEKQIGAAIRRELLREGQAFYIHNRVESIDRAAARLREIVPEARIATAHGQMSEQALEQVVVDFWEKKFDVLVSTTIVESGIDISNANTLIVERGDNFGLSQLHQLRGRVGRGRDRGYAYFLYPPEKPLTETAHERLATIAQHTEMGAGMYVAMKDLEIRGAGNLLGGEQSGHIAGVGFDLYVRMVGEAVADYRASLEGGVEEEPPLEVKIELPVDAHVPHDYAPGERLRLQAYRAIASANSEEDIKAVREELTDRYGKLPEPVENLLLVAGLRMLARACGVGDIVLQGSNIRFAPVELRESQELRLKRLYPKTVIKPAVHQILVPRPTTGRIGGKPVVGRELLAWTGEFLTTILGS, encoded by the coding sequence ATGAGCCTGAACGGTCTGCTGGATGTCGTCGTACGTGATCCGGCGCTCGACGAAGCGGTGAAGGCCGCCGGTGACGGCCACCGGATGCACATCGACCTGGTGGGCCCGCCCGCCGCCCGCCCCTTCGCGGTGGCGGCGCTGGCCAGGGACGCCGGGCGCACCGTCCTCGCGGTCACCGCGACCGGCCGGGAGGCGGAGGACCTGGCCGCCGCGCTGCGCACCATGCTGCCGCCGGACACGATCGCGGAGTTCCCGTCCTGGGAGACCCTGCCGCACGAGCGCCTGTCGCCCCGCTCCGACACCGTGGGCCGCCGGCTCGCCGTGCTGCGCCGCCTGGCGCACCCGAGCGCGGACGACCCCGAGACCGGGCCGGTGTCCGTCGTCGTCGCCCCCATCCGCTCCGTGCTCCAGCCGCAGGTCAAGGGGCTCGCCGACCTGGAGCCCGTGGCGCTGCGCACCGGGCAGAGCGCCGACCTCGGCGCCACCGTGGAGGCGCTGGCGGCAGCCGCGTACGCACGGGTCGAACTGGTCGAGAAGCGCGGCGAGTTCGCGGTGCGCGGCGGCATCCTGGACGTCTTCCCGCCCACCGAGGAGCACCCGCTGCGGGTGGAGTTCTGGGGCGACGACGTCGAGGAGATCCGCTACTTCAAGATCGCCGACCAGCGCTCCCTGGAGGTCGCCGAGCACGGGCTGTGGGCGCCGCCCTGCCGGGAGCTGCTGCTGACGGACGAGGTCAGGGAGCGGGCCGCCGCGCTCGCCGAGGCCCACCCCGAGCTGGGCGAACTCCTCGACAAGATCGCCGAGGGCATCGCGGTCGAGGGCATGGAGTCCCTGGCCCCGGTCCTCGTGGACGACATGGAGCTGCTGCTCGACGTGCTGCCCAAGGGCGCGATGGCCGTCGTCTGCGACCCCGAGCGGGTGCGCACCCGCGCCGCCGACCTGGTCGCGACCAGCCAGGAGTTCCTGCAGGCGTCCTGGGCGGCGTCGGCGGGCGGCGGCGAGGCCCCGATCGACGTCGGCGCGGCCTCGCTGCGCGGCATCGCGGACGTGCGCGAGCGGGCCCGTGAGCTGGACATGATGTGGTGGTCGATCTCCCCGTTCGCCGCCGACGCCGAGCCGGACGGGGACACCCTGGCGCTCGGCATGCAGGCCCCGGAGGCGTACCGGGGGGACACCGCGCGGGCGTTCGCCGACACCAAGGGCCGGCTGGCCGACGGCTGGCGCACGGTGTACGTCACGGAGGGCCAGGGCCTCGCCTCGCGCACTGTCGAGATGCTGGGCGGCGAGGGGATCGCGGCCCGGCTCGACCCGGACCTGGGCGAGATCTCCCCGTCCGTGGTGCACGTCTCCTGCGGCGCCATCGACCACGGCTTCGTCCACCCCGGCCTCCAACTCGCCGTGCTGACCGAGACGGACCTCACGGGTCAGCGCACCGCCACCAAGGACCTGGGCCGGATGCCCGTCCGGCGGCGCAAGACCATCGACCCGCTGACCCTGGAGGCCGGCGACTACATCGTCCACGAGCAGCACGGCGTGGGCCGCTACATCGAGATGGTGCAGCGCACGGTGCAGGGCGCCACCCGCGAGTACCTGCTCGTCGAGTACGCGCCCGCCAAGCGCGGCCAGCCCGGCGACCGGCTGTACATCCCGACCGACCAGCTGGAGCAGGTCACCAAGTACGTCGGCGGCGAGGCCCCCACCCTGCACCGGCTCGGCGGCGCCGACTGGACGAAGACCAAGGCGCGCGCCAAGAAGGCCGTCAAGGAGATCGCCGCCGACCTGATCAAGCTCTACTCGGCCCGGATGGCGGCCCCCGGCCACACCTTCGGCCCGGACACGCCCTGGCAGCGCGAGCTGGAGGACGCCTTCCCGTACGCGGAGACGCCCGACCAGCTGACGACGATCGCCGAGGTCAAGTCGGACATGGAGAAGTCGGTCCCGATGGACCGGTTGATCTGCGGCGACGTCGGGTACGGCAAGACGGAGATCGCGGTCCGCGCCGCGTTCAAGGCGGTCCAGGACGGGAAGCAGGTCGCCGTCCTCGTCCCCACCACGCTCCTTGTGCAGCAGCACTACGGCACGTTCACCGAGCGCTACTCCCAGTTCCCCGTCAATGTGCGCGCGCTGAGCCGCTTCCAGACGGAGACGGAGTCCAAGGCCACCCTCGAAGGGCTCCGCGAGGGCTCGGTCGACCTGGTCATCGGCACCCACCGGCTGTTCTCGTCCGAGACGAAGTTCAAGGACCTGGGCCTGGTCATCGTGGACGAGGAGCAGCGGTTCGGCGTCGAGCACAAGGAGCAGCTGAAGAAGCTCCGCGCCAACGTGGACGTGCTCACCATGTCCGCGACGCCCATCCCCCGTACGCTCGAAATGGCGGTCACCGGCATCCGCGAGATGTCCACCATCACCACGCCGCCCGAGGAGCGCCACCCCGTCCTGACCTTCGTCGGCCCCTACGAGGAGAAGCAGATCGGCGCCGCGATCCGGCGTGAACTGCTGCGCGAGGGCCAGGCGTTCTACATCCACAACCGGGTCGAGTCGATCGACCGGGCGGCTGCGCGGCTGCGCGAGATCGTGCCCGAGGCGCGGATCGCCACGGCGCACGGCCAGATGTCCGAACAGGCCCTGGAGCAGGTGGTCGTGGACTTCTGGGAGAAGAAGTTCGACGTGCTGGTCTCCACCACGATCGTCGAGTCCGGCATCGACATCTCCAACGCCAACACGCTCATCGTGGAGCGCGGCGACAACTTCGGCCTCTCCCAGCTCCACCAGCTGCGCGGCCGCGTCGGCCGGGGCCGCGACCGGGGGTACGCGTACTTCCTCTACCCGCCCGAGAAGCCGCTCACCGAGACCGCGCACGAGCGCCTGGCCACGATCGCCCAGCACACCGAGATGGGCGCCGGCATGTACGTCGCCATGAAGGACCTGGAGATCCGCGGCGCGGGCAACCTGCTCGGCGGCGAACAGTCCGGCCACATCGCGGGCGTCGGCTTCGACCTGTACGTACGCATGGTGGGCGAGGCGGTCGCCGACTACCGGGCCTCCCTGGAAGGCGGGGTGGAGGAGGAGCCGCCGCTGGAGGTCAAGATCGAGCTGCCGGTGGACGCGCACGTCCCGCACGACTACGCGCCCGGCGAGCGGCTGCGCCTCCAGGCGTACCGCGCGATCGCCTCGGCGAACTCGGAGGAGGACATCAAGGCGGTCCGCGAGGAGCTGACCGACCGCTACGGCAAGCTTCCGGAGCCGGTCGAGAACCTGCTGCTCGTGGCCGGTCTGCGGATGCTGGCCCGCGCCTGCGGCGTCGGCGACATCGTGCTCCAGGGGTCCAACATCCGCTTCGCGCCGGTCGAACTGCGCGAGTCGCAGGAGCTGCGCCTCAAGCGGCTCTACCCGAAGACGGTCATCAAGCCGGCGGTGCACCAGATCCTGGTCCCGCGCCCGACGACGGGGCGGATCGGCGGAAAGCCGGTGGTGGGCCGCGAACTGCTGGCGTGGACGGGCGAGTTCCTGACGACGATCCTGGGGTCGTGA
- a CDS encoding ABC transporter permease → MTVWKTSMRNFFAHKGRMALSAVAVLLSVAFVSGTLVFTDTMNTTFDKLFAATSADVTVSPKKAKVDDIPGNGKPESVPASLLARVEKADGVKKAEGGVSSAAVTVVNSENENMGSDTGAPTIAANWTENDLRSMEITSGHAPRGPTDVMVDADTAEKHDLKIGDELRTIAATGDVTGKISGIVAFKVTNPGAAIVYLDTTTAQRYLLGAPDVYSHISVTAEPGVSDERLKQNVTKELAGSTAYKIRTQEESAADNKDSMGSFLDVMKYAMLGFAGIAFLVGIFLIVNTFSMLVAQRTREIGLMRAIGSSRKQVNRSVLLEAVLLGIFGSVLGVGAGVGLAVGLMKVMGAVGMELSTEDLTIAWTTPVIGLVLGIVVTVLAAYVPARRAGKVSPMAALRDAGTPADAKSGWVRAGLGLVLTGAGAAALWYTTRVDEASDGSAFLGLGVLFTLVGFVVIGPLLAGVVVRALSAVLLRFFGPVGRLAERNALRNPRRTGATGAALMIGLALVACLSVVGSSMVASATDELDKSVGADFIVQSSVPEQLIVPQAAEALASAPGIDHLTHYKVINAELTGPDGKKTDEHVTAADPTYAQDVRREVLSGDLDAAYGKDAMSVGEEFATAHRVKVGDTLTVAFKGGERAKLKVAAITSDDTALDQGAMYMSTETAQRYVPADKMPQNMIMFAKAKDGQEDAAYAALKDSLAKYPQYKVQNQADFKEDLKDQVGQLLNVVYGLLALAIIVAVLGVVNTLALSVVERTREIGLMRAIGLSRRQLRRMIRLESVVIALFGALLGLGLGMGWGTAAQKLLALEGLGVLDIPWPTIITVFIASAFVGLFAALVPAFRAGRMNVLNAIASDG, encoded by the coding sequence ATGACCGTGTGGAAGACCTCGATGCGCAACTTCTTCGCGCACAAGGGACGCATGGCGCTCTCCGCCGTCGCCGTCCTGCTGTCGGTGGCGTTCGTCAGTGGCACCCTCGTGTTCACCGACACCATGAACACCACGTTCGACAAGCTCTTCGCCGCCACCTCCGCCGACGTCACCGTCAGCCCCAAGAAGGCCAAGGTCGACGACATCCCGGGCAACGGCAAGCCCGAATCGGTGCCCGCCTCCCTCCTCGCCCGCGTCGAGAAGGCGGACGGCGTCAAGAAGGCGGAGGGCGGCGTCTCCAGCGCGGCCGTCACCGTCGTCAACAGCGAGAACGAGAACATGGGCTCCGACACCGGAGCCCCGACCATCGCCGCCAACTGGACCGAGAACGACCTGCGGTCCATGGAGATCACCTCCGGCCACGCCCCGCGCGGCCCCACCGACGTCATGGTGGACGCCGACACCGCCGAGAAGCACGATCTCAAGATCGGCGACGAACTGCGCACCATCGCCGCCACCGGCGACGTCACGGGGAAGATCAGCGGCATCGTCGCCTTCAAGGTGACCAACCCCGGCGCGGCCATCGTCTACCTCGACACCACCACCGCCCAGCGCTACCTCCTCGGCGCCCCCGACGTCTACTCGCACATCTCCGTCACCGCCGAACCCGGCGTCAGCGACGAGCGGTTGAAGCAGAACGTGACCAAGGAGCTCGCCGGCTCCACCGCGTACAAGATCCGCACGCAGGAGGAGTCGGCCGCCGACAACAAGGACTCCATGGGGTCGTTCCTCGACGTCATGAAGTACGCCATGCTCGGCTTCGCCGGGATCGCCTTCCTCGTCGGCATCTTCCTCATCGTCAACACCTTCTCCATGCTGGTCGCCCAGCGCACCCGCGAGATCGGCCTGATGCGGGCCATCGGCTCCAGCCGCAAGCAGGTCAACCGCTCGGTGCTGCTGGAAGCGGTGCTCCTGGGCATCTTCGGCTCCGTCCTCGGCGTCGGCGCCGGGGTCGGGCTCGCCGTCGGGCTGATGAAGGTCATGGGCGCCGTCGGCATGGAGCTGTCCACCGAGGACCTCACGATCGCCTGGACCACCCCCGTCATCGGGCTCGTGCTCGGCATCGTCGTCACCGTCCTCGCCGCCTACGTCCCGGCCCGCCGGGCCGGCAAGGTCTCCCCGATGGCCGCCCTGCGCGACGCCGGCACCCCGGCGGACGCCAAGTCCGGCTGGGTCCGGGCCGGCCTCGGCCTGGTCCTGACCGGCGCCGGCGCGGCCGCCCTCTGGTACACCACCCGGGTGGACGAGGCGAGCGACGGCTCCGCCTTCCTCGGCCTCGGCGTCCTGTTCACCCTCGTCGGCTTCGTCGTGATCGGCCCGCTGCTCGCCGGAGTCGTCGTACGGGCACTGAGCGCCGTACTGCTGCGGTTCTTCGGACCGGTCGGCCGGCTCGCCGAACGCAACGCCCTGCGCAACCCGCGCCGCACCGGCGCCACCGGCGCCGCCCTGATGATCGGCCTCGCCCTGGTGGCCTGCCTGTCCGTGGTCGGCTCCTCCATGGTCGCCTCGGCCACCGACGAACTCGACAAGTCGGTCGGCGCGGACTTCATCGTGCAGTCCTCCGTCCCCGAGCAGCTGATCGTCCCGCAGGCCGCCGAGGCCCTGGCCTCCGCGCCCGGCATCGACCACCTCACGCACTACAAGGTGATCAACGCCGAGCTGACCGGCCCGGACGGCAAGAAGACCGACGAGCACGTCACCGCCGCCGACCCCACCTACGCCCAGGACGTACGCCGCGAGGTCCTCTCCGGCGACCTGGACGCCGCGTACGGCAAGGACGCCATGTCGGTCGGCGAGGAGTTCGCCACCGCCCACCGCGTCAAGGTCGGCGACACCCTCACCGTCGCGTTCAAGGGCGGCGAGCGGGCGAAGCTCAAGGTCGCCGCGATCACCTCGGACGACACCGCCCTCGACCAGGGCGCGATGTACATGAGCACCGAGACCGCCCAGCGGTACGTCCCCGCCGACAAGATGCCCCAGAACATGATCATGTTCGCCAAGGCGAAGGACGGCCAGGAGGACGCGGCCTACGCGGCGCTCAAGGACTCGCTCGCGAAGTACCCGCAGTACAAGGTGCAGAACCAGGCCGACTTCAAGGAGGACCTGAAGGACCAGGTCGGCCAGCTCCTGAACGTCGTGTACGGGCTGCTCGCCCTGGCGATCATCGTCGCGGTGCTCGGTGTGGTGAACACCCTGGCCCTGTCGGTCGTCGAGCGGACCCGCGAGATCGGCCTGATGCGCGCCATCGGTCTCTCCCGCCGCCAGCTGCGCCGCATGATCCGGCTGGAGTCCGTGGTCATCGCCCTGTTCGGCGCCCTGCTCGGCCTCGGCCTGGGCATGGGCTGGGGCACCGCGGCCCAGAAGCTGCTGGCCCTGGAGGGCCTGGGCGTCCTGGACATCCCGTGGCCGACGATCATCACGGTGTTCATCGCCTCCGCCTTCGTCGGACTGTTCGCCGCCCTGGTCCCCGCGTTCCGGGCCGGCCGGATGAACGTCCTGAACGCGATCGCCTCGGACGGGTGA
- a CDS encoding ABC transporter ATP-binding protein, which yields MTTAVTIPRHGGTGGRTAVAARARQVVKAYGTGETRVVALDHVDVDIARGQFTAIMGPSGSGKSTLMHCLAGLDTVTSGHIHLADTEITGLKDKKLTQLRRDRIGFIFQAFNLLPTLNALENITLPMDIAGRRPDAGWLNQVVETVGLAGRLKHRPTQLSGGQQQRVAVARALAAKPEIIFGDEPTGNLDSRAGAEVLSFLRKSVDELGQTIVMVTHDPVAASYADRVLYLADGRIVDEMLNPTADQVLDRMKDFDARGRTS from the coding sequence GTGACAACGGCTGTAACCATTCCCAGGCACGGGGGCACTGGAGGGCGTACGGCCGTGGCTGCGCGGGCGCGGCAGGTCGTCAAGGCGTACGGGACCGGCGAGACGCGGGTCGTCGCGCTGGACCACGTCGATGTGGACATCGCCCGCGGGCAGTTCACGGCGATCATGGGCCCGTCCGGCTCCGGCAAGTCGACGCTGATGCACTGCCTGGCCGGCCTCGACACCGTGACGTCCGGTCACATCCACCTGGCCGACACCGAGATCACCGGCCTCAAGGACAAGAAGCTCACCCAACTCCGCCGCGACCGCATCGGGTTCATCTTCCAGGCGTTCAACCTGCTCCCGACGCTCAACGCGCTGGAGAACATCACGCTCCCGATGGACATCGCGGGCCGCAGGCCCGACGCCGGCTGGCTCAACCAGGTCGTGGAGACCGTGGGCCTCGCCGGCCGGCTCAAGCACCGCCCCACGCAACTCTCCGGCGGCCAGCAGCAGCGCGTCGCCGTCGCGCGGGCCCTCGCCGCCAAGCCGGAGATCATCTTCGGTGACGAGCCCACCGGCAACCTGGACTCGCGGGCCGGCGCCGAGGTCCTGAGCTTCCTGCGCAAGTCCGTGGACGAGCTGGGCCAGACCATCGTCATGGTCACCCACGACCCGGTCGCCGCCTCCTACGCGGACCGGGTGCTCTACCTGGCGGACGGCCGCATCGTGGACGAGATGCTCAACCCCACCGCCGACCAGGTGCTGGACCGCATGAAGGACTTCGACGCGCGCGGGCGGACCTCATGA
- a CDS encoding MFS transporter, protein MEAPQPQARTGGVVATLALAGTVAAVMQTLVTPLIAELPRMLDTTSSNAAWVITVTLLVSAVCVPVSGRLGDLLGKRRMLLACSVPLIVGSVVCALSSTVVPMIVGRGLQGMGMGMVPLGIALLRDVVPPEKMSSSIALVSASLGIGGALGLPIASAVAQYASWRVLFWGSAVLAAAICALIWFLIPDVPAGAKGQRFDVPGALGLAVGLVALLLAVSKGADWGWTSTTTMGLFATAVVVLIAWGFWELRTTDPLVDLRTTARPRVLITNIASLFVGFGMYAGMLIAPQLLQFPEATGYGLGQSMLQAGLWMAPGGIMMMLVSPLGGKLTDARGPKFTLICGVAVIAAAYGLGLLLMGSAWGLMLFLMVSSGGVGLAYGAMPALIMSAVPASETAAANGFNTLMRALGTSVGAAVIGAVLAQLTTETGGYTFTSEAGFRMGLIVGCGVALIAVAVAAFIPATRTTTATPDTSPAPATPEAATEAATEAATEAATEAATEAATEAATAKS, encoded by the coding sequence ATGGAAGCCCCCCAGCCGCAGGCGAGGACCGGTGGCGTCGTCGCCACCCTGGCCCTCGCCGGCACCGTGGCAGCGGTCATGCAGACGCTGGTCACGCCCCTCATCGCGGAACTGCCCCGGATGCTGGACACCACGTCCTCCAACGCGGCCTGGGTCATCACCGTCACCCTGCTGGTCTCCGCGGTGTGCGTGCCGGTCTCCGGCCGGCTCGGCGACCTGCTCGGCAAGCGGCGGATGCTGCTGGCCTGCTCGGTGCCGCTGATCGTCGGCTCGGTGGTCTGCGCGCTCTCCTCCACCGTCGTCCCGATGATCGTCGGGCGCGGGCTCCAGGGCATGGGCATGGGCATGGTGCCGCTGGGCATCGCCCTGCTGCGCGACGTGGTGCCGCCGGAGAAGATGAGCTCGTCCATCGCCCTGGTCAGCGCCTCGCTCGGCATCGGCGGCGCGCTCGGCCTGCCGATCGCGTCGGCGGTCGCCCAGTACGCCAGCTGGCGCGTGCTGTTCTGGGGCTCGGCCGTGCTGGCCGCCGCCATCTGCGCGCTGATCTGGTTCCTGATCCCGGACGTCCCGGCCGGCGCCAAGGGGCAGCGCTTCGACGTGCCCGGCGCGCTCGGCCTGGCGGTCGGCCTGGTCGCCCTGCTGCTCGCCGTCTCCAAGGGCGCCGACTGGGGCTGGACCTCCACGACGACCATGGGCCTGTTCGCCACCGCCGTCGTGGTGCTCATCGCCTGGGGCTTCTGGGAACTGCGCACCACCGACCCGCTGGTGGACCTGCGCACCACGGCCCGCCCCCGGGTGCTGATCACCAACATCGCGTCGCTGTTCGTCGGATTCGGCATGTACGCCGGGATGCTGATCGCCCCTCAGCTGCTCCAGTTCCCCGAGGCCACCGGCTACGGGCTCGGCCAGTCGATGCTCCAGGCCGGTCTGTGGATGGCCCCCGGCGGCATCATGATGATGCTGGTCTCCCCGCTGGGCGGGAAGCTCACCGACGCCCGCGGCCCCAAGTTCACCCTGATCTGCGGGGTCGCGGTCATCGCCGCCGCCTACGGCCTCGGCCTGCTGCTGATGGGCAGCGCCTGGGGCCTGATGCTGTTCCTCATGGTCAGCAGCGGCGGCGTGGGCCTGGCCTACGGGGCGATGCCGGCCCTCATCATGAGCGCCGTCCCGGCCTCCGAGACCGCCGCGGCCAACGGCTTCAACACCCTCATGCGCGCCCTCGGCACCTCGGTCGGCGCCGCCGTCATCGGCGCCGTCCTCGCCCAGCTGACCACCGAGACGGGCGGCTACACCTTCACCTCCGAGGCGGGCTTCCGCATGGGCCTGATCGTCGGCTGCGGCGTCGCCCTGATCGCGGTGGCCGTCGCCGCCTTCATCCCGGCGACCCGCACCACCACCGCCACCCCGGACACCTCCCCGGCCCCGGCGACCCCGGAGGCGGCCACCGAGGCGGCCACCGAGGCGGCCACCGAGGCGGCCACCGAGGCGGCCACCGAGGCGGCCACCGAGGCGGCCACCGCCAAGAGCTGA
- a CDS encoding MarR family winged helix-turn-helix transcriptional regulator produces MPRPTEEVEYEQMLLGRHSLADHRGGRHKYALLDRSAYILLSRLRVQGPMSNGELSDAFGLDASTLNRQTAAVTRAGLAERIPDPDGGMARKFRITDEGAQLLDAERERVVRSLDQVMHDWPDDDIAAFAGYLKRFNSSIEQLSRRPWPRP; encoded by the coding sequence ATGCCCAGGCCCACGGAAGAGGTGGAGTACGAGCAGATGCTGCTCGGCCGCCACAGCCTCGCCGACCACCGCGGCGGACGCCACAAGTACGCCCTCCTGGACCGCAGCGCCTACATCCTGCTGAGCCGGCTCCGCGTCCAGGGCCCCATGTCCAACGGCGAACTGAGCGACGCCTTCGGCCTCGACGCCTCCACCCTCAACCGGCAGACCGCCGCCGTGACCCGCGCCGGGCTCGCCGAACGCATCCCCGACCCGGACGGCGGCATGGCCCGCAAGTTCCGCATCACCGACGAGGGCGCCCAACTCCTGGACGCGGAACGCGAACGCGTCGTGCGCTCCCTGGACCAGGTCATGCACGACTGGCCGGACGACGACATCGCCGCCTTCGCCGGCTACCTCAAACGCTTCAACAGCAGCATCGAACAGCTCTCCCGGCGCCCCTGGCCCCGCCCCTGA
- a CDS encoding cellulose-binding protein, which translates to MSSAPGSAYGFVGVRGRGYRPEQVDRAVAALTAERDEAAARVAALMERAELLAAESARLDEVVARLEPQDYASLGERAQRILALAAEEAGALVAAAREEAQALGDEADAAALALRDAARADADAVRAAAVGRADEVVGVAEAAAGEVLEAARSEAARLREEAASAVEATRTRTASVLAHQEQEHAERWKAAERELADAEAAQAAEHAALLERAEEDLAAARRVRAEAEEAARHGREDAEARAAELLSRARVREERVVRETERILREHEEGREEVQAHMAHVRSSLAALTGRVAPARD; encoded by the coding sequence ATGAGTTCTGCACCGGGGTCCGCGTACGGGTTCGTCGGTGTACGAGGGCGTGGCTACCGGCCGGAGCAGGTGGACCGCGCGGTCGCGGCGCTCACCGCCGAGCGGGACGAGGCCGCGGCGCGGGTGGCCGCGCTCATGGAGCGGGCGGAGCTGCTGGCGGCGGAGTCCGCCCGGCTGGACGAGGTCGTGGCGCGGCTGGAGCCCCAGGACTACGCGTCGCTGGGGGAGCGGGCGCAGCGGATTCTCGCGCTGGCCGCCGAGGAGGCGGGGGCGCTCGTGGCGGCCGCGCGCGAGGAGGCGCAGGCTCTGGGGGACGAGGCGGACGCGGCGGCGCTGGCCCTGCGGGACGCGGCGCGGGCGGACGCGGATGCGGTGCGGGCGGCGGCGGTGGGCCGGGCCGACGAGGTGGTCGGGGTCGCCGAGGCGGCGGCCGGTGAGGTGCTGGAGGCGGCGCGTTCCGAGGCGGCGCGGCTGCGCGAGGAGGCGGCGTCCGCGGTGGAGGCGACGCGCACCCGTACCGCGAGTGTGCTGGCGCACCAGGAGCAGGAGCACGCCGAGCGGTGGAAGGCGGCCGAGCGGGAGCTGGCGGACGCGGAGGCGGCGCAGGCGGCCGAGCATGCCGCGCTGCTGGAGCGGGCGGAGGAGGACCTGGCGGCGGCGCGGCGGGTCCGGGCCGAGGCGGAGGAGGCCGCGCGGCACGGCCGGGAGGACGCCGAGGCGCGCGCGGCGGAGCTGCTCTCCCGTGCGCGGGTGCGCGAGGAGCGGGTGGTGCGCGAGACCGAGCGGATACTGCGGGAGCACGAGGAGGGCCGCGAGGAGGTCCAGGCGCACATGGCGCACGTACGCAGTTCGCTCGCGGCGCTGACCGGGCGGGTGGCCCCGGCGCGGGACTGA